CTGAGCCTTATCCTTGGTTTATTTTTAACCTGTAAAAAAGACGAGAAGGACGATATCGATCCGATCTTGCTTTTGGCAGGTCTGGTTTCCAACTATAACTGTTCCGCAACCGTAGGCGGAAGAGTGGCGGGACTTCCTGCGATGACCGCGACCACTTCCGTTCAAACTCTTGTTTATGGAAAGGTTCCGTTCGTGAATCACTCGATCGCGGCCGTAAAAGTCACCGGCGCGACCAACGGAAAAAAGATCGTTTTTACGGGACGTAACGTTGCGGATTTTGACGAAGGAACCGCAGGAAACGTAAACGCTCCTCTGGTTTACAATACATCAGCTTGTCCACTTTTGGATTCGGCTTATGATACGACTCGTGCGACTTACACGACTACAAGCGAAGGTCAATACGGTTCGGTTGCGGGCGACGGTCCTTACACTTACACTCTGAACGCGACTAAGGGCGGAGATTATTACTTCGTGTTTTATCTTGCTAGCAGAACCGCGGAACCTCCAACTACTACGTTCCAACTCCAATAACATTCAGAGTTGATTCGATTTAAAATGGATTCCATCCCGAACTTCAAACCGCTTTGGAAACGAACGTGTATTGGGTTCGGGATTTTGTTCTTCTTATCCTGCTTAATATCCTGTGCGAGACAACATCCCGCGATCGACGAGGGAGAATTGGCGTTTCGACAATCCATCCTTGCAATTCAAAAACAAATCGAAGAAGCGAATAACTCCAAAATTCTTTCCACGGACCCGAACGGGGACGGTTCCTTTACTACAAAAATCCGAGCGGTTTCGTATGACGTGTGGATCAAATACAGCTTTGCGAATAAAGCTCAGGTTTTCGCGGCCGATAACGCGGGCGGTTGGGACGTAGGTTTTCAAAGATTCAAATTACAGACAAACGGCGGTTTGACACATCCCGGAGGAAACGGCGGGGCTTGTATGACGAACCCTGTCCTTACCGATTTTAATGCCGCGTCTGCGAGTACTTCCTCGGCGTTGGGTTGTACAAACGCTTTCTTTTTACCGGACACGAACGTTTCCGAAGTTGCGGCGGGCGGAGTTCAAACGAATTACGTGGGGAGCGACGTTCTCAACAAATGGTTTAATTATACGTTGGCGTTTCTTCAACCCAACAATAAGATTTTCGTAATACGTTCCAATACCGGAAACGAATACTATCTTTTTCAGGTTACGGGTTATTACAGCACGGAAGGAACATCCGCATATCCCACCGTAAAATGGAAACAAATCCCTTACTAATCCGATGTATTTTTCATTCTATCGATCCTTTCAACTCAAGACGGTTCAGATTTTATTTCTGATCCTTTTCTGTATTCCGATCCAAGCCCAAGAGGAAAAGACGAAGCCGGAAATTAAAACGGGCGGAAACGAATCGCCTAACACGAATACTACGAAAGACGCCAACGGAATTACCGATCCTCCCAAAAAAGAAAACGGAAACGGCCAGATCCAAAATCAAAACCAGAACCAGAACGGTTCCAACGGACAAAACGGACAACCTCCCGAAGATTCTCAAATCGTAGTCACAGGTTCCAGAGGAGAAAGAAGACTCAAGGATTCCACCGTCGCCACCGAAGTAATCTCCCGAAAAAAAATCGAAGCGAGCGGCGCGAGAAACGCCGCAGAAGTTTTGGAAACCCAACTCGGAATCGACGTGGTTCCTTTTTTCGGAGGATCTCGGGTTCGTATGTTGGGACTTGATTCCCAGTACGTTTTGATTCTCATCGACGGGGAAAGAATTTCAGGTCGTCTGAACAACGCGGTGGATCTCAGCCGTTTTAAGGTTCAGAACCTGGAAAGAATCGAAATCGTAAAAGGCGCCTCATCGGCGTTATACGGCGCCGATGCGATCGGCGGCGTGATCAACCTCATCACAAGAGAAGCGGATAAAAAACTCAGCTACGAGATGAGAACGACTTACGGAAACGGAAGCAGAAAGAACTTCAACACCGAGGGAGAATTCAACACCACCGCCAACATGGGATTTCGAAACGAAATGGTGAGCGGCGCGGTTTCCGCGGGTTACAATAAAAATCCCGGTTATAGACTCGTTCCCGATTCTCAAGCGACGACTGGAAACGCGTATCAGGATTTGAACGCTGGAATGAATCTAACCTTCAACCCCGACGGTAAGTTCAAGGGTAAGACGAGAATTCTCTACCAACACAGGGATCAAAACGGGGTCGACGTGACTCAGTCGAAGGCTGTGTTCGATCGAAACAACAAAACGCACGACTTTCTTGCGACCGGTTCTTTGGAATACGGTTTCGGAAAAAGAAACCTGGTTTCCTTTCGCGGAAATATTTCCAAATGGGAAAACAAATATTACAACAACCAAAGAGGTTCGGACGAACTAGACGTAAAACAATTGAACGCGGAACTCACTTCTCAGGGAACCGTTCAGTTGGACATGGAAGCCTCGGACAAACATTTCATCACGATGGGTGCGGAATCTTTTGCGAACGAACTCGAATCGGACAGATTACAAAATCGTTATGTTTATAGAACTCGCAAGGCCGCGTTCTTTCAGGACGAATGGACGATTTCCCGTTCTCCTCGGATTCGAGTGATTCCGGGCGTACGATACGACGACGATTCTCAGTTCGGAAATCAGACCACTCCCAAACTCGCGGCACGTTATGACATCCTTCAGAACCTGGTTTGGAGAGCGAGTTACGGAAGAGGATTTCGTCCTCCGAGTTTTCAAGAATTGTATCTTCGTTTTGAAAATCCCGCCGTCGGTTACGTCGTGGAAGGAAATCCGAATCTAAGACCGGAAAAATCCATCACGATCAACTCCGATTTGGAGTACAGTCCTTTTAGTTTTTTGACGTTCTCCTTCAGTTTATACAGAAACGACATTATCAATCTCATTCAGTATAAGTTCGATTCGAACAAGGGAAGAGAATTCGCGGAGTTCCAACTTCAAAACATCGCAAAGGCTTATACGCGAGGCGGGGAATTCGGAGTTCAGTATCGATTCTTAAAACATTTCACATTGGAACTCGGTTACAATCACACCGATACGAGGGACGAAACCACCAATCGTCCTTTGGAAGGAAGAGCCCTTCACCAAGCCTCCGCGAACTTCATCTACAATTCTCCATCGGGGTTTCAGTTCAACCTTCGGGGAAAACATTTGGACAAAAGGCCGTTTTACAGTTCGACGAACAGTCTTTCGGCGGCGGGGCAGGATTATATTCCCACCGAAGTGAAATTAAACGAGAATCCTCCGGTAACATACGGAAAACCGTTTACGATCATCAACATAAGAATGGAACAGAAATTCTTTGATAAACATTTCGGTTTGTTCGTAGGTGTGGACAATATCCTGAATCAATACGAACTTGCCTACAATCCTACGAGACCGAGATTCTATTACGGCGGATTCTCCGCACAGTTTTGAAGCTGGAATCGTATCCATTCTTTTTTTACTTCAAAATACCGTGGGAGCTCCTACGATATCACGTTTCTTTTTTGTTTAAGGTTTTGTAAAAGGGAATGCTTACGAGCACGATCAAAATCTGAGCGAGTCCGAATAAAACGGAAGTGAGAGAGGAACCGAAAATCGAGGTTGTCGAAGTCGCGATTCGATCCAGCCCAACCGAAGATATCGGACCTAAGAAAAATCCCAAAGAACCGAAACCGGTCAAACCCGCCATCACAAGTCCGTTATTCTCCCTTGTGCAAAGAGAAGAGGCAAGTCTCAAAGACGTCGCAAACATCAAACCCGCGCCCAATCCGCAGAACAAAAGGGAAACGCTGATCCAAGCGATCGATTGAAACAAACCGGAAAGACTCAAGGAAATTCCGTAGATCAAAGAACCGATCGCAACCGGAAAATACTTCCCCGTTTTTTTAGAAAGACGAATCGCCGGATAAGACAAAAGAGCCATCGGTAAAAAGACAAGAGACAACATTCTTCCCGTTTCGGAAGGATTGAGGGAGAATTCTTCCCTGAGACGAAGATTGAGAGAACTCATAAAGTATCCCGATGTGAAACGATCCAAAAACTGAAACGCAAGCGGGAATAAAAGAAGAGGATGTGTTAAGAATAGAATTCCGGATTCTTTCCAAGAATGTTTTTTGGTTCTCGTGAATTTTTCTTCCGGTACGAATTGATAAACGACAAACGCGAGAAAGAGAAGAATTCCCGAACCGATTTTAAACGGAAGAGTGGGATCGTATTTTCCTAAAAAGCCCAGAGAAACTCCGACGGCTCCTCCCAAGGAAAGAAGCATTCCCGACAAACCCATCAAGGCTCCGTTTCCGAATTTACGTTTGGATTCTCCGTGTTCAACGTCCGCAACCGAAGCCAAAAGCAAACCGATGACGAATACGTGAGCACCACCTTCCAAAAATCTAATAAACAATAATGTGGAAAGATTCTCCGCGTAAGGAAGAAGACTCAAAAGTAACGCGTCAAACCCGCAGAAAAGTATGATGATTTTTCTGCGAGTTCCAAAATAGTCCGAAAGAAAACCGGCGACCGGTGAAAAGAAAAAAGAGCCGAGCATCGCAACGCTCAAGAACCAGGCAACTTCACCATTGCCTGATTGGAATCTGTCTTTTACGATTTCCTTAAATACCG
The Leptospira barantonii genome window above contains:
- a CDS encoding LIC20153 family lipoprotein, with the translated sequence MRNIRKYAKTAVILSLILGLFLTCKKDEKDDIDPILLLAGLVSNYNCSATVGGRVAGLPAMTATTSVQTLVYGKVPFVNHSIAAVKVTGATNGKKIVFTGRNVADFDEGTAGNVNAPLVYNTSACPLLDSAYDTTRATYTTTSEGQYGSVAGDGPYTYTLNATKGGDYYFVFYLASRTAEPPTTTFQLQ
- a CDS encoding HmuY family protein, whose product is MDSIPNFKPLWKRTCIGFGILFFLSCLISCARQHPAIDEGELAFRQSILAIQKQIEEANNSKILSTDPNGDGSFTTKIRAVSYDVWIKYSFANKAQVFAADNAGGWDVGFQRFKLQTNGGLTHPGGNGGACMTNPVLTDFNAASASTSSALGCTNAFFLPDTNVSEVAAGGVQTNYVGSDVLNKWFNYTLAFLQPNNKIFVIRSNTGNEYYLFQVTGYYSTEGTSAYPTVKWKQIPY
- a CDS encoding TonB-dependent receptor plug domain-containing protein, which produces MYFSFYRSFQLKTVQILFLILFCIPIQAQEEKTKPEIKTGGNESPNTNTTKDANGITDPPKKENGNGQIQNQNQNQNGSNGQNGQPPEDSQIVVTGSRGERRLKDSTVATEVISRKKIEASGARNAAEVLETQLGIDVVPFFGGSRVRMLGLDSQYVLILIDGERISGRLNNAVDLSRFKVQNLERIEIVKGASSALYGADAIGGVINLITREADKKLSYEMRTTYGNGSRKNFNTEGEFNTTANMGFRNEMVSGAVSAGYNKNPGYRLVPDSQATTGNAYQDLNAGMNLTFNPDGKFKGKTRILYQHRDQNGVDVTQSKAVFDRNNKTHDFLATGSLEYGFGKRNLVSFRGNISKWENKYYNNQRGSDELDVKQLNAELTSQGTVQLDMEASDKHFITMGAESFANELESDRLQNRYVYRTRKAAFFQDEWTISRSPRIRVIPGVRYDDDSQFGNQTTPKLAARYDILQNLVWRASYGRGFRPPSFQELYLRFENPAVGYVVEGNPNLRPEKSITINSDLEYSPFSFLTFSFSLYRNDIINLIQYKFDSNKGREFAEFQLQNIAKAYTRGGEFGVQYRFLKHFTLELGYNHTDTRDETTNRPLEGRALHQASANFIYNSPSGFQFNLRGKHLDKRPFYSSTNSLSAAGQDYIPTEVKLNENPPVTYGKPFTIINIRMEQKFFDKHFGLFVGVDNILNQYELAYNPTRPRFYYGGFSAQF
- a CDS encoding MFS transporter, producing MMRFSEKADSKKSPYFLPAAVFLAMLPVTMIVPVFKEIVKDRFQSGNGEVAWFLSVAMLGSFFFSPVAGFLSDYFGTRRKIIILFCGFDALLLSLLPYAENLSTLLFIRFLEGGAHVFVIGLLLASVADVEHGESKRKFGNGALMGLSGMLLSLGGAVGVSLGFLGKYDPTLPFKIGSGILLFLAFVVYQFVPEEKFTRTKKHSWKESGILFLTHPLLLFPLAFQFLDRFTSGYFMSSLNLRLREEFSLNPSETGRMLSLVFLPMALLSYPAIRLSKKTGKYFPVAIGSLIYGISLSLSGLFQSIAWISVSLLFCGLGAGLMFATSLRLASSLCTRENNGLVMAGLTGFGSLGFFLGPISSVGLDRIATSTTSIFGSSLTSVLFGLAQILIVLVSIPFYKTLNKKET